The following are encoded in a window of Arvicanthis niloticus isolate mArvNil1 chromosome 1, mArvNil1.pat.X, whole genome shotgun sequence genomic DNA:
- the LOC117723671 gene encoding olfactory receptor 52A5-like, giving the protein MPHLNSTIFRPSVLTLTGIPGLESVQFWIGIPFCIMYIIALLGNSLLLVVIKVERSLHEPMYLFLAMLGATDIALSTCILPKMLGIFWFHLPTIYFDACLLQMWLIHTFQCIESGILFAMAMDRYVAICDPLRHASIFTQRLLTQIGVGVTLRAALLVAPCLILIKCRLKFYWTTVVSHSYCEHMAIVKLAAEDVHVNKIYGLFVAFSILGLDIIFITLSYIRIFIAVFKLPQKEARLKAFNTCVAHICVFLEFYLLAFFSFFTHRFGFHIPSYIHILLSNLYLLVPPLLNPIVYGVKTKQIRDQVSKILYCNYSF; this is encoded by the coding sequence ATGCCACATCTCAACAGCACCATCTTCAGGCCTTCGGTGCTGACTCTGACTGGAATTCCTGGTTTGGAGTCTGTGCAGTTCTGGATTGGGATTCCTTTCTGTATCATGTACATCATCGCACTTTTAGGGAATTCTCTGCTTCTAGTTGTCATCAAAGTTGAACGAAGCCTCCATGAACCCATGTACCTCTTCCTAGCAATGCTTGGAGCAACAGACATTGCTCTCAGTACTTGCATCTTACCAAAAATGCTAGGAATATTCTGGTTTCACCTTCCAACTATATACTTTGATGCCTGCCTCTTGCAGATGTGGCTGATTCACACATTCCAATGTATTGAATCAGGCATCTTGTTTGCCATGGCAATGGACCGCTATGTGGCAATCTGTGATCCTCTAAGACATGCATCCATCTTTACCCAGCGGCTCCTCACTCAGATAGGAGTAGGAGTCACACTCAGAGCAGCCCTGCTTGTAGCTCCATGTCTCATTCTCATCAAATGCAGGCTGAAATTCTACTGGACCACTGTTGTTTCCCATTCATACTGTGAGCACATGGCCATTGTGAAGCTGGCAGCAGAAGATGTTCATGTCAACAAGATCTACGGTCTGTTTGTGGCCTTCAGTATACTTGGACTGGATATTATTTTCATCACACTCTCCTACATTAGAATATTTATAGCTGTCTTCAAGCTCCCTCAAAAGGAAGCAAGACTCAAAGCCTTTAACACTTGTGTCGCCCACATTTGTGTCTTTTTAGAGTTTTATCTTCTggccttcttctccttctttacaCATCGGTTTGGCTTTCACATTCCATCCTACATTCACATTCTCCTGTCCAACCTTTATCTACTTGTCCCACCTTTGCTCAATCCTATTGTTTATGGTGTGAAAACCAAACAGATTCGAGATCAAGTGTCTAAAATTTTGTATTGTAAttattctttttga